From a single Microbacterium murale genomic region:
- a CDS encoding MFS transporter — protein MNSTSATVKSQQRNTILASVLGSVIEWYDFFLYATMAALVFNSEFFPEFDPLIGTLVAFGTFAAGFITRPIGGLIFGHFGDRIGRKKILVITMLIMGISTFLMGCLPTYAQIGVAAPVLLLLLRMLQGIGLGGEWGGAAILTFEHAPRGKRGMFSAWPQTGVPLGLLLSTLAVNLVSIPGDEALIGWTWRIPFLASIVLVVVGLVVRLQVSEPQAFKDMVKTGDRVKVPVFEVLRHYPKQVLVGIGARFSESITFNVYNAFILTYTTTVLGLPNSYALNGLLIASVIGFIVIPLAGRLSDAHGRRPVFAAGAAIAFVTAFPVFWLIDSGVVTLIWLAIIVGWALGACTMFGAEAAFFAELFPARVRYTGMSLVYQLGVLPSGAVAPVIAIWLVSISGSSWPVAVYIMVAAAIALVSLYFAKETAHDDIDVELHAKAAEQAAPISADTAR, from the coding sequence GTGAACTCAACCTCCGCGACGGTGAAGTCGCAACAGCGCAACACGATCCTTGCAAGCGTGCTCGGCTCGGTCATCGAGTGGTACGACTTCTTCCTGTACGCGACCATGGCCGCGCTCGTCTTCAACAGCGAGTTCTTCCCCGAGTTCGATCCGCTGATCGGCACGCTCGTCGCCTTCGGCACTTTCGCCGCCGGGTTCATCACCCGTCCCATCGGCGGACTGATCTTCGGCCACTTCGGAGATCGAATAGGGCGTAAGAAGATCCTCGTCATCACGATGCTCATCATGGGCATCTCGACCTTCTTGATGGGGTGCCTGCCGACGTACGCTCAGATCGGCGTCGCAGCGCCCGTGTTGCTGCTTCTGCTGCGCATGCTGCAGGGCATCGGGTTGGGCGGTGAGTGGGGCGGCGCAGCCATCCTCACCTTCGAGCACGCGCCCCGCGGCAAGCGCGGAATGTTCTCCGCCTGGCCGCAGACCGGTGTACCGCTCGGCCTGCTGCTCTCCACTCTCGCCGTCAATCTCGTGTCGATCCCCGGCGACGAGGCTCTGATCGGGTGGACCTGGCGCATCCCATTCCTGGCCAGCATCGTGCTCGTGGTCGTCGGTCTCGTCGTGCGCCTTCAGGTGTCCGAGCCGCAGGCATTCAAAGACATGGTCAAGACCGGCGACCGCGTCAAGGTGCCGGTGTTCGAAGTGCTCCGCCACTACCCGAAGCAGGTTCTGGTGGGCATCGGCGCCCGCTTCAGCGAGAGCATCACCTTCAACGTGTACAACGCGTTCATCCTGACCTACACGACCACGGTGCTCGGTCTCCCGAACAGCTACGCCCTCAATGGCCTGCTGATCGCCAGCGTCATCGGCTTCATCGTCATCCCGCTGGCCGGTCGGCTGTCCGATGCTCACGGGCGCCGACCGGTGTTCGCAGCCGGTGCTGCGATCGCGTTCGTCACGGCCTTCCCGGTGTTCTGGTTGATCGACAGCGGTGTCGTCACACTCATCTGGCTTGCGATCATCGTCGGCTGGGCATTGGGCGCCTGCACCATGTTCGGCGCAGAAGCCGCCTTCTTCGCCGAGCTGTTCCCTGCACGCGTCCGCTACACCGGTATGTCGCTCGTCTACCAGCTGGGCGTGCTGCCCTCGGGCGCCGTTGCTCCGGTGATCGCGATCTGGTTGGTCTCGATCTCAGGCTCGTCCTGGCCGGTCGCTGTGTACATCATGGTGGCCGCCGCTATCGCGCTCGTGTCCCTGTACTTCGCGAAAGAGACCGCGCACGACGACATCGACGTCGAACTCCACGCGAAGGCCGCTGAACAAGCCGCTCCGATATCCGCAGACACGGCCCGCTGA
- the rplQ gene encoding 50S ribosomal protein L17, sunset domain variant yields the protein MPKPTKGPRLGGGPAHERLLLANLAAALYTHKSIKTTETKAKRLRPLAERLITFAKRGDLHARRRVLSIIGDKQVVHTLFTEIAPLVADREGGYTRITKVGNRKGDNAPMAVIELVLEPVTPKKKAAAKAAPKAEKAPVAEKAADDAADAGAESQEEGAAAETAAAAALVDGGFGADSAAPLEDGSAPEGFDIKGNKDSMKFHRPDGQWYDATVAEVWFRTAEAAEAAGFVEAGK from the coding sequence ATGCCTAAGCCCACCAAGGGTCCCCGCCTCGGAGGCGGCCCCGCCCACGAGCGTCTGCTGCTCGCCAACCTTGCAGCGGCCCTCTACACGCACAAGTCGATCAAGACGACCGAGACCAAGGCCAAGCGCCTTCGTCCGCTCGCTGAGCGCCTGATCACGTTCGCCAAGCGCGGCGATCTGCACGCACGCCGCCGCGTGCTGTCGATCATCGGTGACAAGCAGGTCGTGCACACGCTCTTCACCGAGATCGCGCCGCTGGTCGCCGACCGTGAGGGCGGCTACACCCGCATCACGAAGGTCGGAAACCGCAAGGGCGACAACGCCCCGATGGCAGTGATCGAGCTCGTTCTCGAGCCCGTCACGCCGAAGAAGAAGGCCGCAGCCAAGGCTGCGCCGAAGGCGGAGAAGGCGCCGGTGGCCGAGAAGGCCGCCGACGACGCTGCTGACGCCGGTGCTGAGTCGCAGGAGGAGGGCGCAGCCGCTGAGACTGCTGCCGCTGCTGCACTCGTCGACGGCGGCTTCGGCGCAGACTCCGCTGCTCCTCTCGAGGACGGCTCTGCACCCGAGGGCTTCGACATCAAGGGCAACAAGGACTCGATGAAGTTCCACCGCCCCGATGGCCAGTGGTACGACGCGACTGTCGCCGAGGTCTGGTTCCGCACCGCCGAGGCCGCTGAGGCCGCAGGATTCGTCGAGGCCGGCAAGTAA
- a CDS encoding DNA-directed RNA polymerase subunit alpha, with protein MLIAQRPTLTEEKIAEDRSRFIIEPLEPGFGYTIGNALRRSLLSSIPGAAVTSIRLDGVLHEFSTIPGVKEDVTEIILNIKQLVVSSERDEPITAYLRKTGAGEVTAADISAPAGVEVHNPELVIATLNDTAKFELELTIERGRGYVSATQNRNEYAEAGQIPVDSIYSPVLKVSYRVEATRAGERTDFDKLILDVETKNSMVPRDAVASAAKTLTELFGLARELNVEAEGIEIGPAPVEPVLSSELSMPIEDLDLSVRSYNCLKREGINTVSELVALSETQLMNIRNFGQKSVDEVRDKLISLGLSLKDSVPGFDGAHFYGAGEDESF; from the coding sequence GTGCTCATTGCACAGCGTCCCACACTGACCGAGGAAAAGATCGCCGAGGATCGCAGCCGATTCATCATCGAGCCGCTCGAGCCCGGCTTCGGCTACACCATCGGCAACGCGCTGCGTCGCAGCCTGCTCTCGTCGATTCCCGGCGCTGCTGTCACCAGCATCCGCCTCGACGGCGTGCTGCACGAGTTCAGCACCATCCCCGGCGTGAAGGAGGATGTCACCGAGATCATCCTCAACATCAAGCAGCTCGTCGTCTCGTCAGAGCGCGACGAGCCGATCACGGCGTACCTGCGCAAGACCGGCGCCGGCGAGGTGACCGCCGCTGACATCTCGGCTCCTGCCGGTGTCGAGGTGCACAACCCCGAGCTCGTCATCGCGACGCTCAACGACACCGCGAAGTTCGAGCTCGAGCTCACGATCGAGCGTGGCCGTGGCTACGTGTCGGCAACGCAGAACCGCAACGAGTACGCCGAGGCCGGTCAGATCCCCGTCGACTCGATCTACTCGCCGGTCCTCAAGGTCAGCTACCGCGTCGAGGCGACTCGTGCCGGTGAGCGCACCGACTTCGACAAGCTCATCCTCGATGTCGAGACCAAGAACAGCATGGTTCCGCGCGATGCTGTCGCATCGGCCGCGAAGACCCTGACCGAGCTGTTCGGTCTGGCCCGCGAGCTGAACGTCGAGGCTGAGGGCATCGAGATCGGCCCGGCACCTGTGGAGCCCGTGCTCTCCAGCGAGCTGTCGATGCCGATCGAGGACCTCGACCTGTCGGTACGCTCGTACAACTGCCTCAAGCGCGAGGGCATCAACACGGTGTCCGAGCTCGTCGCACTGTCTGAGACTCAGCTCATGAACATCCGCAACTTCGGCCAGAAGTCGGTCGACGAGGTGCGCGACAAGCTCATCTCGCTCGGTCTGTCGCTCAAGGATTCGGTGCCCGGTTTCGACGGCGCCCACTTCTACGGCGCAGGCGAAGACGAGTCCTTCTGA
- the rpsK gene encoding 30S ribosomal protein S11, which produces MAAPKAAARKPRRKEKKNIALGQAHIKSTFNNTIVSITDPSGAVISWASSGGVGFKGSRKSTPYAAGMAAESAARQAQEHGVKKVDVFVKGPGSGRETAIRSLTAAGLEVGSIQDVTPQAHNGCRPPKRRRV; this is translated from the coding sequence ATGGCTGCACCCAAGGCCGCCGCGCGCAAGCCGCGCCGCAAGGAAAAGAAGAACATCGCGCTGGGCCAGGCCCACATCAAGTCGACGTTCAACAACACGATCGTTTCGATCACCGACCCGTCCGGCGCTGTCATCAGCTGGGCATCCTCCGGTGGAGTGGGCTTCAAGGGCTCGCGCAAGTCGACCCCGTACGCCGCAGGTATGGCTGCCGAGTCGGCCGCCCGCCAGGCTCAGGAGCACGGCGTCAAGAAGGTCGACGTCTTCGTGAAGGGTCCGGGCTCCGGCCGCGAGACCGCGATCCGCTCGCTGACGGCCGCAGGCCTCGAGGTCGGATCGATCCAGGACGTCACCCCGCAGGCGCACAACGGATGCCGTCCGCCGAAGCGCCGCCGCGTCTGA
- the rpsM gene encoding 30S ribosomal protein S13 yields the protein MARLAGVDIPRDKRVVIALTYIYGVGRTRSVEILKATEIDESIRVKDLSDEQLIILRDYIEGNYKVEGDLRREVTADIRRKVEIGSYEGIRHRRGLPVRGQRTKTNARTRKGPKRTVAGKKKAR from the coding sequence ATGGCACGTCTTGCCGGCGTTGACATCCCGCGCGACAAGCGCGTGGTGATCGCCCTTACCTACATCTACGGCGTCGGCCGTACCCGCTCCGTCGAGATCCTCAAGGCGACCGAGATCGACGAGTCGATCCGCGTCAAGGACCTCAGCGACGAGCAGCTGATCATCCTTCGCGACTACATCGAAGGCAACTACAAGGTGGAGGGTGACCTGCGCCGCGAGGTCACCGCAGACATCCGCCGCAAGGTCGAGATCGGCTCGTACGAGGGCATCCGCCACCGTCGTGGCCTGCCCGTCCGCGGACAGCGCACCAAGACCAACGCCCGTACCCGCAAGGGCCCGAAGCGCACCGTCGCCGGCAAGAAGAAGGCCCGCTAA
- the rpmJ gene encoding 50S ribosomal protein L36: protein MKVKPSVKPMCDHCKVIRRHGRVMVICKSNPRHKQRQG from the coding sequence ATGAAGGTCAAGCCCAGCGTCAAGCCCATGTGCGATCACTGCAAGGTGATTCGTCGTCACGGACGCGTCATGGTCATCTGCAAGAGCAACCCGCGCCACAAGCAGCGCCAGGGCTGA
- the infA gene encoding translation initiation factor IF-1, whose amino-acid sequence MAKKDGVIEIEGVISEALPNAMFRVELSNGHKVLATISGKMRQNYIRIIPEDRVVVELSPYDLTRGRIVYRYR is encoded by the coding sequence ATGGCTAAGAAAGACGGTGTCATCGAGATCGAGGGCGTGATCTCCGAGGCTCTGCCCAACGCGATGTTCCGCGTTGAGCTCAGCAACGGACACAAGGTCCTTGCAACGATCTCCGGAAAGATGCGGCAGAACTACATCCGCATCATCCCCGAGGACCGCGTGGTCGTGGAGCTCAGCCCCTACGACTTGACCCGCGGCCGTATCGTCTACCGCTACCGCTGA
- a CDS encoding DsbA family protein, protein MSPHSIFRAPGVQHQENEQQWQQQRATPTGSRSESRSRSVVVLVVLGGVVVFLNNQATDPGTAPQSAIINDETGAITFGDGEDTVDTFVDFMCPLCGDFEKSYGEQLQAAAANGDITLNIHPVSILNRLSQNTEFSTRAGSAMYCVAAEAPDAALDYFNALFANQPEENSTGLSDDELAALAEESGAGAAAECIADGTYMDFVDSQTDAHEIAGTPTVEVNGKRLDLQKGEITEMEKLLG, encoded by the coding sequence ATGTCCCCCCACAGCATTTTCCGCGCCCCAGGCGTCCAGCACCAGGAGAACGAACAGCAATGGCAGCAGCAAAGAGCAACACCAACTGGTTCGCGATCGGAATCTCGATCGCGGTCGGTCGTCGTTCTCGTCGTGCTCGGTGGCGTCGTGGTCTTCCTCAACAATCAGGCCACCGATCCAGGGACCGCACCGCAGAGCGCGATCATCAACGATGAGACCGGTGCGATCACCTTCGGCGACGGCGAGGACACCGTCGACACGTTCGTCGACTTCATGTGCCCGCTGTGCGGCGATTTCGAGAAGTCCTACGGCGAGCAACTGCAGGCCGCAGCCGCGAACGGCGACATCACGCTGAACATCCACCCGGTGTCGATCCTGAACCGTCTGTCGCAGAACACCGAATTCTCCACACGCGCCGGCAGCGCGATGTACTGCGTCGCAGCCGAGGCTCCGGACGCGGCACTGGATTACTTCAACGCGCTCTTCGCCAACCAGCCGGAGGAGAACTCCACAGGTCTCTCGGACGACGAGCTCGCCGCGCTGGCCGAGGAATCGGGAGCAGGCGCCGCCGCAGAGTGCATCGCCGACGGTACGTACATGGACTTCGTCGACTCTCAGACCGATGCGCACGAGATCGCAGGCACCCCGACCGTCGAGGTCAACGGCAAGCGCCTCGACCTGCAGAAGGGCGAGATCACCGAGATGGAGAAGCTGCTCGGCTGA
- the map gene encoding type I methionyl aminopeptidase: MFRRSIYKTPAQLQAMVEPGLITAAALDAVRPLIRAGVTTLELDTIANRTIRAHGADSNFQLVRGYHHTICVSVNQEVVHGIPGDRVLQPGDIVSVDCGAQFQGWNGDSAITVVVPDETRPSLVAARDELSRVTEGSMWAGIAAMATAGNIGEIGAAIQGYIEAQGVSEVSGETYGILREYVGHGIGRKMHEAPSVFNYRTPDPGPDVKSGLVLAIEPMVTAGGEETYIEDDDWTVSTVDGSDGSHWEHSVARHADGIWVLTAPDGGAAGLAPFGVVPTPVA; encoded by the coding sequence ATGTTCCGCCGTTCCATCTACAAGACACCGGCTCAGCTGCAGGCGATGGTCGAGCCGGGTCTCATCACGGCCGCCGCGCTCGATGCGGTGCGGCCGCTGATCCGCGCCGGCGTCACGACTCTTGAGCTCGACACGATCGCGAACCGTACGATCCGTGCCCATGGTGCCGATTCGAACTTTCAGCTCGTGCGCGGCTACCACCACACGATCTGCGTGTCGGTGAACCAAGAGGTCGTGCACGGCATCCCGGGCGATCGTGTGCTGCAGCCCGGCGATATCGTCTCGGTCGACTGCGGAGCACAGTTCCAGGGATGGAACGGTGACAGCGCGATCACCGTGGTCGTGCCCGATGAGACTCGTCCTTCTCTGGTCGCTGCGCGTGACGAGCTCTCGCGCGTGACCGAGGGGTCTATGTGGGCAGGTATCGCCGCGATGGCGACCGCCGGGAACATCGGCGAGATCGGCGCAGCCATTCAGGGGTACATCGAGGCGCAGGGCGTCTCCGAGGTGTCGGGGGAGACCTACGGCATCCTTCGCGAATACGTCGGCCACGGCATCGGCCGCAAGATGCACGAGGCCCCAAGCGTCTTCAACTACCGCACTCCGGACCCCGGTCCTGACGTCAAGTCCGGGCTGGTGCTGGCGATCGAGCCGATGGTCACGGCCGGTGGCGAGGAGACATACATCGAGGACGACGACTGGACCGTCTCGACAGTCGACGGCTCTGACGGCTCCCACTGGGAGCACAGCGTGGCACGGCATGCGGACGGCATCTGGGTCCTGACGGCCCCCGACGGCGGTGCCGCCGGCCTCGCCCCCTTCGGCGTGGTTCCCACGCCCGTCGCCTAG
- the secY gene encoding preprotein translocase subunit SecY: protein MFSAIARIFRTPDLRRKIGFTLAIIAIYRLGSHVPAPFVHFPNVEECLRLNAGTEGLLSLVNLFSGGALLQLSIFALGVMPYITATIITQLLRVVIPHFEALHKEGQAGQARLTQYTRYLTIALALLQSTTLVTVARSGQLFGTTDIAACQQLLTNDVWWAQLLIIIAMTAGTGLIMWFAELVTERGIGNGMSLLIFTSIAATFPAAMWAIFESNGLEVFLLVLAVGIVVTGLVVFVEQSQRRIPVQYAKRMVGRRTYGGTNTYIPIKVNMAGVIPIIFASSLLYIPMLIAQFNTPQDGSEPAAWVVWISQNFTTGDQPLYMAAYFLLIIGFTYFYVAITFNPVEVADNMKKYGGFIPGIRAGRPTAEYLDFVLTRITFPGSIYLGLIALIPLIALATVGANQNFPFGGASILIIVGVGLETVKQIDAQLQQRHYEGLLR from the coding sequence TTGTTTAGCGCTATCGCGCGGATCTTCCGCACGCCCGACCTGCGTCGGAAGATCGGTTTCACTCTGGCGATCATCGCCATCTACCGGCTCGGATCGCACGTGCCCGCCCCGTTCGTTCATTTCCCGAACGTCGAGGAGTGCCTGCGTCTGAACGCCGGTACCGAGGGCCTGCTCAGCCTGGTCAACCTGTTCTCCGGCGGCGCTCTGCTGCAGCTGTCGATCTTCGCGCTCGGCGTCATGCCGTACATCACCGCGACGATCATCACGCAGCTGCTGCGCGTGGTCATCCCGCACTTCGAGGCGCTGCACAAAGAGGGCCAGGCCGGCCAGGCCCGTCTGACCCAGTACACGCGCTACCTCACCATCGCTCTCGCACTCCTGCAGTCGACGACCCTCGTCACCGTGGCGCGCAGCGGACAGCTGTTCGGCACGACCGACATCGCCGCATGTCAGCAGCTTCTGACGAACGACGTCTGGTGGGCGCAGCTGCTCATCATCATCGCGATGACCGCCGGCACCGGTCTGATCATGTGGTTCGCAGAACTCGTCACCGAGCGTGGCATCGGCAACGGCATGTCGCTGCTGATCTTCACCTCGATCGCTGCGACCTTCCCGGCAGCGATGTGGGCGATCTTCGAGTCGAACGGCCTCGAAGTGTTCCTGCTTGTGCTCGCCGTCGGCATCGTCGTCACGGGCCTCGTCGTCTTCGTCGAGCAGTCGCAACGACGAATCCCTGTGCAGTACGCCAAGCGGATGGTCGGACGCCGCACGTACGGCGGCACGAACACCTACATCCCGATCAAGGTGAACATGGCGGGTGTGATCCCGATCATCTTCGCCTCGTCGCTGCTGTACATCCCAATGCTCATCGCGCAGTTCAACACTCCGCAGGACGGCTCTGAGCCGGCCGCATGGGTCGTGTGGATCTCGCAGAACTTCACCACAGGCGACCAGCCGCTCTACATGGCGGCGTACTTCCTGCTGATCATCGGCTTCACCTACTTCTACGTCGCGATCACGTTCAACCCCGTCGAGGTCGCCGACAACATGAAGAAGTACGGCGGGTTCATCCCCGGCATCCGTGCCGGTCGTCCCACCGCCGAGTACCTGGACTTCGTGCTCACCCGTATCACGTTCCCAGGTTCGATCTACCTCGGCCTGATCGCGCTCATCCCGCTGATCGCTCTGGCCACCGTCGGTGCCAATCAGAACTTCCCGTTCGGTGGTGCCTCGATCCTCATCATCGTGGGTGTGGGGCTGGAGACCGTCAAGCAGATCGACGCACAGCTCCAGCAGCGCCATTACGAAGGGCTTCTCCGTTGA
- the rplO gene encoding 50S ribosomal protein L15: MAEKNDAVEAEKAPKKAAAAKAAPKKAAAPKAAAKDAAEKKPAAKKAPAKAAASDAKADSAAKKPAPKSKKAAPKADAPASRPGVLKVHHLRPVPGANTAKTRVGRGEGSKGKTAGRGTKGTKARNTVRVGFEGGQMPLHMRTPKLRGFKNPFRVEYQVVNLEKLAELYPKGGDVTVGDLVAKGAVRKNEKVKVLGNGDIAVKLTVSVDKVSGSAEEKIVAAGGSVK; encoded by the coding sequence ATGGCTGAGAAGAACGACGCCGTCGAGGCCGAGAAGGCCCCGAAGAAGGCTGCAGCAGCCAAGGCTGCTCCGAAGAAGGCTGCTGCTCCCAAGGCCGCCGCCAAGGATGCTGCCGAGAAGAAGCCCGCCGCGAAGAAGGCACCGGCCAAGGCCGCAGCCTCCGACGCCAAGGCTGACTCTGCTGCGAAGAAGCCTGCTCCCAAGAGCAAGAAGGCTGCACCGAAGGCGGATGCCCCGGCATCCCGTCCCGGTGTGCTCAAGGTGCACCACCTGCGTCCGGTCCCCGGCGCCAACACTGCGAAGACCCGTGTCGGTCGTGGTGAGGGCTCCAAGGGCAAGACCGCTGGTCGTGGCACCAAGGGCACCAAGGCCCGCAATACCGTTCGCGTCGGCTTCGAGGGTGGGCAGATGCCTCTGCACATGCGCACCCCGAAGCTGCGCGGGTTCAAGAACCCGTTCCGCGTCGAGTACCAGGTCGTGAACCTGGAGAAGCTCGCGGAGCTGTACCCCAAGGGTGGCGACGTCACCGTGGGCGACCTGGTCGCCAAGGGTGCTGTTCGCAAGAACGAGAAGGTCAAGGTTCTCGGAAACGGCGACATCGCCGTGAAGCTCACTGTCTCGGTCGACAAGGTCTCGGGTTCTGCCGAGGAGAAGATCGTGGCCGCGGGCGGATCCGTCAAGTAA
- the rpmD gene encoding 50S ribosomal protein L30, which yields MAQRLKVTQIKSKVSEKQYQRDTLRSLGLKRIGDSTVRPDDAQTRGYVKTVAHLVKVEEID from the coding sequence ATGGCTCAGCGTCTCAAGGTGACCCAGATCAAGTCCAAGGTGAGCGAGAAGCAGTACCAGCGTGACACGCTGCGCAGCCTCGGTCTGAAGCGGATCGGCGACAGCACCGTCCGCCCCGACGACGCGCAGACGCGCGGTTACGTCAAGACCGTCGCACACCTCGTCAAGGTTGAGGAGATCGACTAA
- the rpsE gene encoding 30S ribosomal protein S5: MTETAAAAPETAPAVSETAAGTTQAEPAREGRRGGRDRNQGGRDRNSRDRGDNQFLERVVTINRVSKVVKGGRRFSFTALVVVGDGNGLVGVGYGKAREVPLAISKGVEEAKRNFFRVPRVGTTVPHPVQGEAAAGVVLLRPAAAGTGVIAGGPVRAVLECAGIHDVLSKSLGSSNTINIVHATVAALKSLEEPRAVAARRGLEYDAVVPDIIIRNEAKAAAAAAAKVGA; the protein is encoded by the coding sequence GTGACCGAAACGGCTGCTGCCGCTCCCGAGACGGCCCCTGCCGTCTCCGAGACGGCTGCCGGCACGACACAGGCAGAGCCCGCGCGCGAAGGTCGCCGCGGCGGCCGTGACCGCAACCAGGGTGGTCGTGACCGCAATTCGCGCGATCGCGGCGACAACCAGTTCCTGGAGCGCGTCGTCACCATCAACCGCGTCTCGAAGGTCGTGAAGGGTGGACGTCGGTTCAGCTTCACCGCTCTCGTGGTCGTCGGCGACGGCAACGGACTGGTCGGTGTCGGCTACGGCAAGGCCCGTGAGGTGCCCCTGGCCATCTCCAAGGGTGTCGAAGAGGCCAAGCGCAACTTCTTCCGCGTGCCCCGCGTCGGAACCACGGTTCCGCACCCGGTGCAGGGCGAAGCCGCTGCCGGCGTCGTACTGCTGCGTCCGGCTGCTGCCGGTACCGGTGTCATCGCCGGTGGTCCCGTCCGCGCCGTCCTCGAGTGCGCAGGCATCCATGATGTCCTCTCCAAGTCGCTCGGCTCGTCGAACACGATCAACATCGTGCACGCGACGGTCGCGGCCCTGAAGAGCCTCGAAGAGCCTCGTGCAGTCGCGGCTCGCCGCGGCCTCGAGTACGACGCCGTCGTTCCGGACATCATCATCCGTAACGAGGCCAAGGCCGCAGCTGCGGCTGCAGCGAAGGTAGGTGCCTGA
- the rplR gene encoding 50S ribosomal protein L18, with the protein MALKSKSDARARRHARLRKKVVGTEARPRLVVNRSARHVFVQLVDDSKGHTVASASTLETELRSFEGDKTAKARKVGELVAERAKAAGYTEVVFDRGGNRYAGRVAAIADGAREGGLAL; encoded by the coding sequence ATGGCTCTCAAGTCAAAGTCTGACGCCCGCGCGCGTCGTCACGCCCGCCTTCGCAAGAAGGTCGTCGGCACAGAGGCGCGTCCGCGTCTGGTCGTCAACCGTTCGGCTCGCCACGTCTTCGTCCAGCTGGTCGACGACAGCAAGGGCCACACGGTCGCCTCGGCGTCCACGCTCGAGACCGAGCTGCGCTCGTTCGAGGGCGACAAGACCGCCAAGGCACGCAAGGTCGGCGAGCTCGTCGCTGAGCGTGCAAAGGCTGCCGGCTACACCGAGGTCGTCTTCGACCGTGGTGGCAACCGCTACGCGGGCCGCGTCGCGGCCATCGCCGACGGCGCCCGTGAAGGGGGGCTGGCACTGTGA
- the rplF gene encoding 50S ribosomal protein L6, giving the protein MSRIGRLPISIPSDVTISVDGRAVAVKGPKGELTLKVASPIEVAIEDNQVVVSRPDDERESRSLHGLTRTLINNNIIGVTQGYTKGLEVVGTGYRVQQKGSSVEFALGFSHPVLVDPPAGITFTVEGNNKVTVSGIDKQAVGEAAANIRKIRKPEPYKGKGVRYAGEIVRRKAGKSGK; this is encoded by the coding sequence ATGTCGCGTATTGGACGACTTCCCATCTCGATCCCCTCGGACGTCACCATTTCGGTTGACGGCCGTGCGGTCGCGGTGAAGGGCCCCAAGGGTGAGCTCACCCTGAAGGTGGCCAGCCCCATCGAGGTCGCGATCGAGGACAACCAGGTGGTTGTCTCCCGTCCCGACGACGAGCGCGAGTCGCGGTCGCTTCACGGCCTGACCCGCACGCTCATCAACAACAACATCATCGGCGTGACCCAGGGCTACACCAAGGGTCTTGAGGTCGTCGGCACCGGTTACCGCGTGCAGCAGAAGGGCAGCTCGGTCGAGTTCGCTCTCGGCTTCTCGCACCCCGTGCTGGTCGACCCGCCCGCCGGCATCACTTTCACGGTCGAAGGCAACAACAAGGTCACCGTGAGTGGTATCGACAAGCAGGCTGTCGGTGAGGCAGCTGCCAACATCCGCAAGATCCGCAAGCCCGAGCCGTACAAGGGCAAGGGCGTGCGCTACGCCGGCGAGATCGTGCGTCGCAAGGCCGGAAAGAGTGGTAAGTAA
- the rpsH gene encoding 30S ribosomal protein S8 codes for MTMTDPVADLLTRLRNANSAHHDSVSLPSSKLKTHIADILQQEGYIAGYEVTDARVGQNLTLTLKYGPNRERSIAGIKRVSKPGLRVYAKSTELPTVLGGLGVAILSTSSGLLTDRQAEQKGVGGEVLAYVW; via the coding sequence ATGACAATGACAGACCCGGTCGCAGACTTGCTGACCCGTCTGCGCAACGCGAACTCGGCACACCACGACTCCGTGTCCCTGCCGTCGAGCAAGCTCAAGACGCACATCGCTGACATCCTCCAGCAGGAGGGCTACATCGCAGGCTACGAGGTCACCGACGCGCGCGTCGGCCAGAACCTCACGCTCACGCTGAAGTACGGCCCGAACCGCGAGCGTTCGATCGCGGGCATCAAGCGCGTGTCGAAGCCCGGCCTTCGTGTCTACGCGAAGTCGACCGAGCTCCCCACCGTTCTCGGCGGCCTCGGCGTGGCCATCCTGTCCACTTCCTCCGGTCTTCTCACTGACCGTCAGGCTGAGCAGAAGGGCGTGGGCGGAGAAGTTCTCGCCTACGTGTGGTAA